In Thermodesulfovibrionia bacterium, a genomic segment contains:
- a CDS encoding IS5/IS1182 family transposase, whose amino-acid sequence MQMSFGTLELAERLKRDNVLMKIDALIDWEELRPKLRGLYKRELSHGGGQEPFDALMMFKAILLGQWHSLSDAALE is encoded by the coding sequence ATGCAGATGAGTTTTGGAACGCTGGAATTGGCAGAGCGATTGAAGCGAGATAATGTTCTGATGAAGATTGATGCCCTGATTGACTGGGAGGAGTTACGTCCGAAGCTTAGGGGTTTATACAAACGCGAGTTATCGCATGGTGGAGGACAGGAACCATTTGATGCGCTGATGATGTTCAAAGCGATACTGCTGGGGCAGTGGCATAGTTTGTCGGATGCTGCGTTGGAGCA